A genomic window from Equus asinus isolate D_3611 breed Donkey chromosome 25, EquAss-T2T_v2, whole genome shotgun sequence includes:
- the LOC139042077 gene encoding uncharacterized protein yields MALMLLCLLQLAAPLCSYSVTIRFYLFWLNTP; encoded by the coding sequence ATGGCTCTTATGCTGCTCTGCCTTCTACAGCTTGCTGCACCACTCTGTAGTTACTCTGTAACTATACGTTTCTATCTTTTCTGGTTAAACACTCCCTGA